Proteins from a genomic interval of Nostoc sp. TCL240-02:
- the gloA gene encoding lactoylglutathione lyase, which yields MRLLHTMLRVGNLEESLKFYCELLGMKLLRRKDYPGGEFTLAFVGYGDESDNAVIELTYNWGVEKYELGNAYGHIALGVDDIYATCEEIRNQGGKVVREPGPMKHGSTVIAFVEDPDGYKIELIQLGSQGSAAKQESQEQLVIQ from the coding sequence ATGCGATTACTACATACAATGCTGCGAGTGGGCAACCTGGAAGAATCCTTAAAGTTCTACTGCGAACTTTTGGGTATGAAATTACTACGCCGGAAAGATTATCCAGGGGGAGAATTTACCCTAGCTTTTGTGGGCTATGGTGACGAAAGCGACAACGCAGTGATCGAACTAACCTACAACTGGGGTGTGGAAAAGTACGAATTGGGTAATGCTTACGGTCACATTGCCCTTGGGGTTGATGATATTTACGCTACCTGTGAAGAAATTCGCAATCAGGGCGGTAAAGTCGTGCGCGAACCAGGGCCAATGAAACATGGTTCGACAGTAATTGCTTTTGTGGAAGATCCAGATGGGTATAAAATTGAGCTGATTCAACTAGGATCTCAAGGATCAGCAGCCAAACAGG